From Domibacillus sp. DTU_2020_1001157_1_SI_ALB_TIR_016, a single genomic window includes:
- the rsmD gene encoding 16S rRNA (guanine(966)-N(2))-methyltransferase RsmD yields the protein MRIISGEKKGLPLKAVPGKDTRPTTDKVKESIFNMVGPYFEGGTGLDLFAGSGGLGIEALSRGMDRMIFVDRDMKAIQTVKENIRNAGFTECSEVYRNEAERALKAIVKRELVFDGIFLDPPYKKQKLEAMLLFIAEHNLLAPHGFVMCEHGSDVRLPEQVGPFSCTRAETYGMISVSIYKAADEEERS from the coding sequence ATGAGAATCATTTCAGGTGAAAAAAAGGGGCTGCCTTTAAAAGCTGTGCCGGGAAAAGACACGCGCCCTACGACAGATAAAGTAAAGGAGTCCATTTTCAATATGGTCGGTCCTTATTTTGAAGGCGGCACTGGATTAGATTTATTTGCAGGCTCAGGAGGGCTCGGAATTGAAGCGCTCAGCCGGGGAATGGATCGAATGATTTTTGTTGATCGCGATATGAAAGCGATTCAAACGGTAAAAGAAAATATACGGAACGCTGGATTTACAGAGTGCTCAGAAGTATATCGAAATGAAGCGGAGCGGGCATTAAAAGCCATTGTAAAGCGCGAATTAGTATTCGATGGTATTTTTCTTGATCCGCCTTATAAAAAGCAAAAGCTTGAAGCCATGCTGCTGTTTATTGCGGAGCATAATCTGCTTGCACCACATGGATTTGTGATGTGTGAGCACGGATCAGATGTACGCCTTCCTGAACAGGTCGGCCCGTTTTCTTGCACACGCGCCGAAACGTACGGAATG